CATTGATTGGCTGTCGCCCGGCAACGGTGCGCCTGGAAATAGCGCGCCTGGAAATAAGGCAGCGGAGCGGGCACGAATCGGTCCTGGGCTGACCATCTCGCTTGCGGCGAGCCCCGGCGGAACCGCCGTCGTTGGTCGATTCAACACCGGTTTTTACTACACGCCGCGTGAAGCCGCCGAGCATTCGGACATTCACGCATCCGATCGCTCGCGGCCAGCCTTCCAAAATCTGCTGATCGTGCGGCCCGACAACAAGACTGGGATTGTCTGGTCGCGGGCGGCGAGCAGCGATGTCGTCCGATCGCCGCAGCCTGCGCAGGGCATCTATGGCCCGCGCGTGCCGCCGCACGAAGATCTGAGATTCGAAGCGCCGCTGGCGGTGGCCATCGATCGGGCAGGCCAGCGGATCGCCGTCGCCGACTACGAGGGGTGGCAGCGCGTGTTTCATCCCCGCGACGGCAGCCGCGACATTCCGTTCGGCACGCGGTTCATGCCCTCGCGGCCGACGATCCATATCTATGATCTGCACGGCAACATGCTCCGCCGCATCGGTCCCGAAAGTTTTGCCGACCCGTTCTGGTGCGATCTGGCATTTTCGCTCGACGGCCAAACGCTCGTTGTTTCGCCACACAACTGGACGAGCCGCGGCCTCGGGGGCCAGCCGCTGCTGCCCGTCGACGACAAGGCCAGCACGCTGTATCTCTGCGATACCGGCAGCGGCGATTTGCGGACCATCGGATTCCCCGATGCGATCGCTTCCGCCGACACCGATGCCGCCGGCACGACGGCCCTGGGCTGCTGGAACCACAAAGTTTATTGGCTCGACAAGACGGGTCATCCGGTCGCCGGCTTGCCCGACGGCGTCGACGTCGGCGCGGCGAGCCTTGTCCGCGGCTCGAAAACGGGCGCTTCGCGCTTCGCCGTGGCCACGACCGCCGGAATCCTCTCGATGTTCGACGGCGCCGGCAAAAAACTTTGGCAGACGAATCTGAATGAAACCGTGCGGCACGCCGAAAAACCGTGGACGAAGAATCAAAAGGCCGACCCGATCGCTCCCGGCATCTGGCGCACCAACGGGGGCCGCGCCCATAGCGATTTGGGAAGCCAAATCGTGATCGAAGCCCCGCGCGGCCTGATCCTGATCGATCCCAATGCCGGCGAATCGTTCGAGCAGAATTGGGCCCGCATGGTCGGCGCGGGGCTCGACCCGATGCGAATCAAATATGTGCTGATCACGCATGAGCACGGCGACCATGCCCCCGGCGCCCGGTTGTGGCGCGTCGTCACCGGTGCGCAATCCGTGGCTGGCGCCACGACGGCCTACGACCTGCAACATCTCACTCCCCTCGGCACCGGCTATGGATTCCATCCGCCGACGCCGGTCGATATTCCGATCGCCGAGGATCGCGAGCTC
This window of the Pirellulales bacterium genome carries:
- a CDS encoding MBL fold metallo-hydrolase, translated to MPDPALRAAETIVEIGTRAAKSGVPSWDARGLGPLPWQGIACLDMSDDGRSIVVGTIAPQGDSNLLQLDADGRIVGEHIAGQRWVNETVVSSDGRFIAGLCGTPEGTSGDVPRLYGFLDGTEVSQLGGKGDPQSEFKFADFRPQWCLWHYGEHSNHLPNVFCRAGDRIVVAGDQSIDWLSPGNGAPGNSAPGNKAAERARIGPGLTISLAASPGGTAVVGRFNTGFYYTPREAAEHSDIHASDRSRPAFQNLLIVRPDNKTGIVWSRAASSDVVRSPQPAQGIYGPRVPPHEDLRFEAPLAVAIDRAGQRIAVADYEGWQRVFHPRDGSRDIPFGTRFMPSRPTIHIYDLHGNMLRRIGPESFADPFWCDLAFSLDGQTLVVSPHNWTSRGLGGQPLLPVDDKASTLYLCDTGSGDLRTIGFPDAIASADTDAAGTTALGCWNHKVYWLDKTGHPVAGLPDGVDVGAASLVRGSKTGASRFAVATTAGILSMFDGAGKKLWQTNLNETVRHAEKPWTKNQKADPIAPGIWRTNGGRAHSDLGSQIVIEAPRGLILIDPNAGESFEQNWARMVGAGLDPMRIKYVLITHEHGDHAPGARLWRVVTGAQSVAGATTAYDLQHLTPLGTGYGFHPPTPVDIPIAEDRELDLAGLKVKAICLPGHTYGSMGYVFRMNGRTYAATGDLIMGGGVLGYDGSLDFSAEDVLRSLRKVASFRPDMILGGHGIGRPTNSSPRASRRGKRPAGRT